Proteins encoded within one genomic window of Lysinibacillus louembei:
- a CDS encoding DNA-3-methyladenine glycosylase family protein yields the protein MQWNDYQAYIEIVPPKEFSFDECLIYLNRSDLEVLHRIKGQAVYKLIQGVLCKVEWVNCCIKSEFLMEIPPATKREKIAKYIWEWFDLEQNLQEFYEVARQNQILQPFIEKYKGLRIVCIPDLFEAFVWAISGQQINLTFAYTLKKRLIEQFGECVMFEGESFWQFPQVEKIATLNVDDLKSLQFTTRKAEYIIHIAQEIMNGKLSKKQLLQEQHMEKSLTAIRGIGAWTANYVMMRCLHQRSAFPITDVGLHNALKVILNLENKPTIDEIESYAVNWQGWQAYATFYLWRSLYGEKI from the coding sequence ATGCAGTGGAATGACTATCAGGCTTATATCGAAATAGTGCCTCCTAAAGAATTTAGCTTTGATGAATGCTTGATTTATTTAAATCGCTCTGATTTAGAGGTACTACATCGCATAAAAGGTCAGGCGGTATACAAGCTAATACAAGGTGTTTTATGTAAAGTAGAGTGGGTTAATTGCTGTATAAAATCAGAGTTTCTTATGGAAATCCCTCCAGCTACTAAGCGTGAGAAAATCGCAAAGTATATTTGGGAATGGTTTGATTTGGAGCAAAATTTGCAGGAGTTTTATGAAGTGGCTAGGCAGAATCAAATATTACAGCCATTTATTGAAAAATATAAAGGCTTGCGAATTGTTTGCATCCCTGATTTGTTTGAAGCATTTGTTTGGGCGATTAGTGGCCAGCAAATTAATTTAACATTTGCCTACACATTAAAAAAGCGATTAATTGAGCAATTTGGAGAATGTGTTATGTTTGAGGGAGAGTCATTTTGGCAGTTTCCTCAAGTTGAAAAAATTGCGACATTAAATGTAGATGACTTAAAGTCGCTTCAATTTACTACAAGAAAGGCAGAATATATCATTCATATTGCACAGGAAATAATGAATGGTAAGCTTTCGAAGAAGCAGTTACTACAAGAGCAACATATGGAGAAATCTTTAACAGCGATTAGAGGGATTGGTGCATGGACAGCAAATTATGTGATGATGCGCTGCTTACATCAACGCTCCGCCTTTCCAATAACCGATGTCGGCTTGCATAATGCACTAAAGGTTATACTGAATTTGGAGAATAAGCCCACGATCGACGAAATTGAAAGCTATGCAGTGAATTGGCAAGGCTGGCAGGCATACGCAACCTTTTACCTTTGGAGGTCATTATATGGAGAAAAAATATAA
- a CDS encoding PadR family transcriptional regulator gives MTKYNDTTYALLGILTTECKSGYAIKQLIDRSLNHFWKISYGQIYPTLKLISQEGLAEIRTSSGNGRPDKNEYYLTEKGIEVLKNWLEQPIEHFPTERNEVLLKLFFGHYQSYEKQKLLLQNYKEALAGRYQTYVAIEQAIQQDTSKDAMYWLFTLDYGKRTTQAAIDWCNFTLEKLKKEE, from the coding sequence ATGACAAAATACAACGACACAACATATGCACTACTCGGCATACTCACGACTGAATGCAAATCAGGCTATGCGATTAAGCAGCTCATTGATCGAAGCTTGAACCATTTTTGGAAAATTAGCTATGGGCAAATTTATCCAACGCTTAAATTAATTTCACAGGAAGGATTGGCGGAAATTCGTACTTCCTCAGGCAATGGGCGACCTGATAAAAATGAATATTATTTAACGGAAAAAGGTATAGAAGTATTAAAAAATTGGTTAGAGCAGCCAATTGAGCATTTTCCAACAGAGCGTAATGAGGTTTTACTTAAATTATTTTTCGGTCACTATCAATCTTATGAAAAGCAAAAATTGCTGCTACAAAATTATAAAGAGGCACTTGCAGGACGCTACCAAACTTATGTAGCAATCGAACAAGCAATTCAACAAGATACGAGTAAGGATGCTATGTATTGGCTGTTCACATTGGATTATGGAAAAAGGACAACTCAGGCTGCAATTGATTGGTGCAATTTTACATTGGAAAAACTTAAAAAGGAGGAGTAA
- a CDS encoding methylated-DNA--[protein]-cysteine S-methyltransferase, translating to MEKKYKLYYKSPLGTLEIVGTAQAIFSILFVEKENIVEDEVPPVLSECYNQLDEYFKGERQEFTVPYYFEGTDFQKRVWVALTDVPYAQTVSYKDIAVATGNDKAVRAVGSANGKNKLSIIVPCHRIIGSNGTLTGYAGGLWRKEWLLQHEQTMKKGPSRK from the coding sequence ATGGAGAAAAAATATAAATTATACTATAAATCCCCACTTGGCACACTTGAAATCGTAGGAACAGCACAGGCAATCTTTTCAATATTATTTGTGGAAAAGGAAAACATAGTAGAGGATGAAGTGCCACCAGTTTTATCGGAATGCTATAACCAGCTAGATGAATATTTTAAAGGGGAGCGCCAAGAATTCACTGTGCCATATTACTTTGAAGGAACTGATTTTCAAAAAAGAGTGTGGGTCGCTTTAACGGATGTTCCCTATGCACAAACAGTTTCTTATAAAGATATTGCGGTAGCGACTGGCAATGACAAGGCGGTTCGTGCTGTTGGCAGTGCTAATGGAAAAAATAAGCTCAGCATCATTGTGCCATGTCACCGCATTATCGGCTCTAACGGCACATTAACAGGCTATGCTGGTGGTTTATGGAGAAAGGAATGGCTGTTGCAGCATGAGCAGACGATGAAAAAGGGGCCGTCCAGAAAATGA
- a CDS encoding helix-turn-helix domain-containing protein has protein sequence MIFSERLKQEREKKGWSQAELAERIHVSRQSVSKWETGKNYPSIEVIIELSDLFGITIDELLRSDEELKEKVIQDSKQLAYPKWKGFFDSIFLLGAFLLVAKLAIMGSNYFFDTNILMLEGIPKFIMNFLPLILMVVGGVGSDNLKNKYQ, from the coding sequence ATGATTTTTAGTGAACGCTTAAAGCAGGAACGGGAGAAAAAAGGATGGTCACAGGCTGAGCTTGCAGAGAGAATTCATGTGAGTAGACAGTCTGTTTCAAAATGGGAAACAGGCAAAAACTATCCTAGCATCGAAGTGATTATCGAATTAAGTGATTTATTTGGTATTACCATTGATGAATTATTAAGGAGTGACGAGGAATTGAAAGAGAAAGTAATCCAAGATAGCAAACAGCTAGCATATCCAAAGTGGAAAGGCTTTTTTGATAGCATCTTTTTATTAGGAGCGTTTTTATTAGTCGCAAAATTAGCGATTATGGGCTCTAATTATTTCTTTGATACAAATATTTTAATGCTAGAGGGCATCCCGAAATTTATAATGAATTTCCTACCTTTAATTTTAATGGTAGTAGGTGGAGTGGGGAGTGACAACCTAAAAAATAAATATCAATAA
- a CDS encoding Fic family protein — translation MFQQIDKKKAVLDAKRPLPKYTVQSLREKLFLEWTYNSNAIEGNTLTINETKVVLEGITVGGRTLREHLEVINHRDAIRYVEEVVQKEEPFSQWQIKNLHHLVLKGINDEYAGVYRDQQVFISGATHTPPAPFKIQEQMNALIIWYETEAQQLHPITRGAMLHVIFVGIHPFIDGNGRTSRLLLNLELMKNGYPPIVIKVENRLAYYNALDKSHVMKDYQDFIMLVASEVEASLDLYLSAIN, via the coding sequence ATGTTTCAACAAATAGATAAAAAGAAGGCTGTTTTAGATGCAAAGCGGCCTTTACCAAAATATACAGTGCAAAGCTTGCGAGAAAAGCTATTTTTAGAATGGACGTATAATTCAAATGCAATTGAGGGCAACACCTTAACAATTAATGAAACAAAAGTAGTGCTTGAAGGTATTACAGTAGGAGGGAGGACATTACGTGAGCATTTAGAGGTTATTAACCATCGAGATGCAATCCGTTATGTAGAAGAAGTTGTACAAAAAGAGGAGCCATTTTCACAATGGCAAATCAAAAATCTACATCATCTTGTATTAAAAGGAATTAATGATGAGTATGCAGGTGTTTATCGTGATCAACAAGTATTTATTTCAGGTGCAACGCATACACCACCAGCGCCGTTTAAAATTCAAGAACAAATGAATGCACTCATAATATGGTATGAAACGGAGGCACAGCAGTTGCATCCTATCACAAGAGGTGCAATGCTACATGTCATTTTTGTAGGGATTCATCCATTTATTGATGGGAATGGTCGCACTTCAAGGCTATTATTAAATTTAGAACTAATGAAAAATGGCTACCCACCAATTGTGATAAAGGTTGAAAATCGTTTGGCATATTATAATGCTCTAGATAAATCTCATGTAATGAAGGATTACCAAGATTTTATTATGCTAGTAGCCTCTGAGGTCGAAGCTTCGTTGGATTTATATTTAAGTGCAATAAACTGA
- a CDS encoding tRNA dihydrouridine synthase: MKQDNFWLDLPKPFFILAPMEEVTDVVFRHVIAEAGRPDVFFTEFTNSASYCHPDGVESLRGRLAFTEDEQPIVAHIWGDNPEHFRQMSIGMKERGFKGVDINMGCPVDNVAERGKGAGLILHPELAAEIIQAAKAGGLPVSVKTRIGFTEIDEWREWLSHILKQDIANLSIHLRTRKEMSKVAAHWELIADIKKLRDEIAPNTLLTINGDIPDRTTGLKLAEQYGIDGVMIGRGVFTNPYAFEKEPQEHNAEEYLSLLSLHLDLYDHYSNEFETRSFRALQRFFKIYVRGFKGASHLRNELMNVNSTDEARELLKLFHSGNVEE; the protein is encoded by the coding sequence ATGAAGCAGGACAATTTTTGGCTTGATTTACCAAAGCCATTTTTTATATTAGCACCGATGGAAGAAGTAACAGACGTTGTATTTCGTCATGTCATTGCTGAAGCAGGACGTCCCGATGTCTTTTTTACAGAGTTCACAAACTCAGCAAGCTACTGCCACCCTGATGGCGTCGAGAGCTTACGCGGCCGCTTAGCTTTTACAGAGGACGAGCAACCGATAGTTGCACATATTTGGGGAGATAATCCTGAGCATTTCCGACAAATGAGTATCGGCATGAAAGAACGTGGCTTTAAAGGGGTAGATATTAATATGGGCTGCCCTGTTGATAACGTAGCAGAGCGAGGGAAAGGAGCGGGCTTAATTCTGCACCCTGAGCTAGCCGCTGAAATTATTCAAGCTGCTAAGGCAGGTGGGTTGCCTGTTAGCGTCAAAACGAGGATTGGCTTTACAGAAATAGACGAATGGCGTGAATGGCTATCCCATATTTTGAAGCAAGATATCGCCAATCTCTCAATCCATCTCCGCACACGCAAAGAAATGAGCAAAGTTGCCGCACACTGGGAGCTCATTGCAGACATCAAAAAATTGCGTGATGAAATAGCTCCTAACACATTGCTGACAATTAACGGGGATATTCCTGACCGCACAACAGGGCTTAAGCTAGCTGAGCAATATGGCATTGATGGGGTAATGATTGGACGCGGTGTTTTTACAAATCCATATGCCTTTGAAAAAGAGCCGCAAGAGCATAATGCGGAAGAATACCTCAGTTTACTGAGCTTACACCTTGATTTATACGACCATTATTCAAATGAATTCGAAACACGCTCATTTAGAGCATTGCAGCGCTTCTTTAAAATTTATGTGCGTGGCTTTAAAGGTGCAAGCCACTTAAGAAATGAGCTAATGAACGTTAATTCAACAGATGAGGCACGTGAGCTGTTAAAGCTATTTCACAGTGGCAATGTAGAGGAATAA
- a CDS encoding glycerophosphodiester phosphodiesterase: MSKPAIFAHRGASGQFPENTMLAFEEALRSGVDGIELDVQLTQDGEVVIIHDEKVDRTTNGQGFVKDFTLAELEELDAGSWFSSKFAGQRLMTLDTVLAWMQEEGNHLRLNIELKNDQIQYVGLEEKVLSLIEDYDLQERIIISSFNPFSLQRVRMQNAEIEMGYLVLGTPENALWIAREIGANAIHCEAPYALSAYGEAAKRAGYPLRIYTVNAEDEYKQLVEAGVEVIMTDFPERFK; encoded by the coding sequence ATGAGTAAACCCGCAATTTTTGCACATCGAGGTGCAAGCGGTCAATTTCCTGAAAATACGATGTTGGCTTTTGAAGAAGCATTGCGCAGTGGTGTTGATGGCATTGAATTAGATGTTCAATTGACACAGGATGGAGAAGTCGTGATTATTCATGACGAAAAAGTTGATCGCACAACAAATGGCCAAGGCTTTGTAAAGGATTTTACACTAGCTGAGCTAGAGGAATTGGATGCGGGGAGTTGGTTTTCTTCAAAATTTGCAGGACAGCGCTTAATGACACTAGATACAGTGCTCGCTTGGATGCAAGAGGAAGGCAATCATTTACGTTTAAATATTGAGCTAAAAAACGATCAAATTCAGTATGTAGGACTTGAAGAAAAGGTGCTATCTTTAATTGAAGATTACGATTTGCAGGAGCGCATTATTATTTCTTCCTTCAATCCATTTAGCTTACAGCGTGTGCGCATGCAAAATGCAGAGATTGAGATGGGTTACTTAGTTTTAGGTACGCCAGAAAATGCACTTTGGATTGCTAGGGAAATTGGTGCAAATGCTATTCATTGCGAAGCACCATACGCCTTGTCAGCATATGGTGAAGCTGCAAAGAGGGCTGGCTATCCACTGCGCATTTATACAGTAAATGCGGAAGACGAATACAAGCAATTAGTAGAAGCAGGCGTAGAGGTTATTATGACGGACTTCCCAGAGCGTTTTAAATAA
- a CDS encoding TetR/AcrR family transcriptional regulator: protein MAAEDRRIVRTRTKLKGAMLTLLKEKNFKDISITEIAKVAGCNRVTFYSHYEDSTKLLADIFQDYLDELAQYYRDSYKGKESFTLADPTPNIPIFEFVYNNQFIFSLMLMGEVIPGSQNIFCETMGSISRKDLSLQDEVWFDIDAVNAYATYAFLGLFIYWIKQGFQSSPKEMAERLAFLHTTSLGEVKVVSDK, encoded by the coding sequence ATGGCAGCAGAAGATCGACGCATTGTCAGAACGCGCACAAAGCTTAAAGGTGCAATGTTAACTCTATTAAAAGAAAAGAATTTTAAAGATATTTCAATAACAGAAATTGCAAAGGTTGCAGGCTGTAACCGTGTCACATTCTACTCGCATTATGAAGATAGCACAAAGCTATTGGCAGATATTTTTCAAGATTATTTAGATGAGCTTGCACAGTATTATCGCGATAGCTATAAGGGGAAGGAGTCCTTTACACTTGCAGACCCTACGCCAAATATCCCTATCTTCGAATTTGTTTATAACAATCAATTTATTTTTTCGCTTATGCTGATGGGGGAAGTTATTCCAGGCTCACAAAATATTTTTTGTGAAACAATGGGCAGTATTAGCCGTAAAGATTTAAGCTTACAGGATGAGGTATGGTTCGATATAGATGCAGTCAATGCCTATGCCACATACGCATTTTTAGGCTTGTTTATTTATTGGATTAAGCAAGGCTTTCAAAGCTCACCGAAGGAAATGGCGGAAAGGTTAGCATTTTTACATACGACCTCGCTTGGGGAAGTAAAGGTTGTTAGTGATAAATAG
- a CDS encoding bifunctional transcriptional activator/DNA repair enzyme AdaA — translation MKLNLTFEEMWEKIIACDYKYDGLFFTAVKTTKIYCRPSCKSRKPKKVNVAFYDDRKAVEAAGFRPCKRCQPEVEHSPHDAVVRKVIAFLVNHYKEPITLSDIAEQIGLSPYYLDRLFKQETEETPRSYLEKIRIDKAAYLLNSTKLTNLEICYEVGFHSPSNFYKVFRNLKNCSPSEYRRGLQYAVE, via the coding sequence ATGAAGCTTAATCTTACATTTGAAGAGATGTGGGAAAAAATTATCGCTTGTGACTATAAATACGATGGTCTGTTTTTCACAGCAGTTAAAACGACGAAAATTTATTGTCGTCCTTCTTGTAAATCAAGGAAGCCGAAAAAGGTCAATGTAGCATTTTATGATGACAGGAAGGCAGTGGAGGCAGCAGGCTTTCGCCCTTGTAAAAGATGCCAGCCTGAAGTTGAGCATTCGCCACATGATGCGGTTGTAAGGAAAGTTATTGCATTTTTAGTGAACCATTATAAGGAGCCTATAACATTGAGCGATATAGCAGAGCAAATTGGGTTAAGTCCGTATTATTTAGATCGTTTATTTAAACAGGAAACTGAGGAAACACCACGCAGCTATTTGGAGAAAATACGCATTGATAAAGCGGCATATCTTTTGAATAGCACAAAGCTAACAAATTTGGAGATATGTTATGAGGTAGGTTTTCATAGCCCGTCTAATTTCTATAAAGTATTCCGTAACTTAAAAAATTGCTCACCTAGTGAGTACAGAAGAGGGCTTCAATATGCAGTGGAATGA
- a CDS encoding class I SAM-dependent methyltransferase has product MKQNIYDNNDFFEQYKALRAQEHNYNNLLEKPNFFTLMPDVKDKVVLDIGCGMGDFAAICMERGAKHVTGIDISTNMIAMARSLYTDANLNFKQVPFEDFTVPAASIDLISSSLAFHYIADFSQLIEKISLALRMDGILLFSIQHPIVTASKAQTGWCLDEHKNLVHYAVDDYHSEGLRKLDWFVEGVEMYHHTLSTLVNTLIEHGLQIEKIIEPKPTEEAIKQLPKIQKELRRPSFLIVRARKV; this is encoded by the coding sequence ATGAAGCAAAATATTTATGACAACAATGATTTTTTTGAGCAATATAAAGCATTAAGAGCACAGGAACATAATTATAATAATTTATTGGAAAAGCCTAATTTTTTTACGCTTATGCCAGATGTAAAGGATAAGGTAGTATTAGATATTGGCTGTGGGATGGGGGATTTTGCGGCAATCTGTATGGAGCGAGGCGCAAAGCATGTAACAGGTATTGATATTTCCACTAATATGATTGCTATGGCTAGGAGCCTTTATACTGATGCAAATTTGAATTTTAAACAGGTACCCTTTGAGGATTTTACAGTGCCTGCTGCTTCCATAGATTTGATTAGCAGCTCATTAGCATTTCATTATATTGCTGATTTTTCGCAGCTTATTGAAAAAATTAGTTTGGCATTGCGGATGGATGGCATCTTACTTTTTTCGATTCAGCATCCGATTGTGACAGCGAGCAAGGCGCAAACGGGATGGTGCTTAGATGAGCACAAAAACCTAGTGCATTATGCAGTCGATGATTATCACAGTGAGGGCTTACGCAAATTGGATTGGTTTGTTGAGGGTGTTGAAATGTATCACCATACATTGTCTACGCTTGTAAATACATTGATTGAGCATGGGCTACAAATCGAAAAAATAATTGAGCCTAAGCCAACAGAGGAAGCAATCAAGCAATTGCCTAAAATCCAAAAAGAACTGCGGCGCCCGTCATTTTTAATTGTGAGAGCGAGGAAGGTATAA
- a CDS encoding leucine-rich repeat domain-containing protein has translation MAFVKLNCPNCNGKLKYKEGQTIKCPYCETELLLKENKVYYINQTINNYYGEARPQQAPHVNPNFKVLLFIPIIIIVAFMAYFLAVDMKDTDNVQVAARTMPESEPLLFFLKDVFNKGEALPTEEEIATIRYFFARKLEDQWHFDYSFDDPFSNEQAEIFSYTLLDKLLNKEKIDQKDFEALTGLTKLQLNDEYDIQQSEQLSFGHLKGLKSYSGAFNESFSRIAEFIGDKSKITELSIQIRSNNELALLLDFPNLQSLEITYMDESVTDFHVLNQLKLKSFAIRYVDNLTWLSSLTDLQALKIAYTDTTDFSALYALSQLRELTIEHAQSLKTLDFLQSMPNLQMLHLNYTYVTSLEAIRNKQSLTKLILESNSEIDSLEVIGSLPSLTELKITGYSKADMPVIVTPNLQRAEVKDTLIPKLQAPALKELTVYLNDDFDVAQLVKFQNLERLSTFESEELINIRALNQLPSLQALDLNEAYFFNETKELFTLQHVKALSCTECYFRFTDDKPLENNTLEHLTLNKSSFELGSGDWLNDDNKMVPYFANMTALRSFTMQEGSLQSLSFMEKWQQIEVLHLENNAISDIEPLVKLANLKKLYITGNSVQNKSVLDKGVLVY, from the coding sequence ATGGCGTTTGTGAAATTAAATTGCCCAAATTGCAATGGTAAGCTGAAATATAAGGAGGGGCAAACGATTAAATGCCCTTACTGTGAAACAGAATTGTTGCTGAAAGAAAATAAGGTGTACTATATTAATCAAACAATTAACAATTATTATGGGGAGGCTCGTCCTCAGCAGGCTCCACATGTAAATCCCAATTTCAAGGTGCTGTTATTCATACCAATCATCATCATAGTGGCATTTATGGCATATTTTTTGGCAGTAGATATGAAGGATACAGATAATGTGCAGGTAGCAGCTCGAACAATGCCTGAAAGTGAACCACTTCTCTTTTTCCTAAAAGATGTTTTCAACAAAGGAGAGGCACTGCCTACTGAGGAGGAAATCGCGACGATTCGTTATTTCTTTGCTCGAAAATTGGAGGATCAATGGCATTTTGACTACAGCTTTGATGACCCATTTTCGAATGAGCAGGCGGAAATATTCAGCTATACATTACTGGATAAGCTATTAAATAAAGAGAAGATCGACCAGAAGGATTTTGAAGCTCTTACAGGCTTAACAAAGCTACAGCTAAATGATGAATATGATATTCAACAAAGCGAGCAATTAAGCTTTGGGCATTTGAAAGGTTTAAAAAGCTATTCAGGTGCCTTCAATGAATCATTTTCTAGAATTGCCGAGTTTATAGGGGATAAATCAAAGATTACAGAGCTTTCTATACAAATTCGAAGCAACAATGAGCTTGCATTATTACTCGACTTTCCAAATTTGCAGTCACTTGAAATTACATATATGGATGAATCGGTAACAGATTTCCATGTGCTTAATCAGCTAAAGCTAAAATCCTTTGCCATCCGTTATGTAGACAATTTGACTTGGCTATCCTCATTAACAGATTTGCAAGCCTTAAAAATTGCTTATACAGATACGACAGATTTTAGTGCATTGTATGCATTAAGCCAATTGCGTGAGCTCACTATAGAGCATGCACAAAGCTTAAAAACATTAGATTTTCTACAAAGTATGCCAAATTTACAGATGCTGCACTTGAATTATACGTATGTTACAAGCTTAGAGGCTATTAGAAATAAGCAGTCTTTGACAAAGCTAATTTTAGAAAGCAACTCAGAAATAGATTCGCTTGAAGTTATAGGTAGCCTACCTTCTTTAACGGAATTGAAAATAACAGGCTATTCTAAAGCAGATATGCCAGTAATTGTTACACCAAATCTTCAGAGGGCAGAAGTAAAGGATACGCTTATACCAAAGCTACAGGCACCTGCTTTAAAGGAATTAACCGTTTATCTTAATGATGATTTTGATGTAGCGCAGTTAGTAAAATTCCAAAATCTAGAGCGGCTTTCGACCTTTGAGAGTGAGGAGCTAATTAATATTCGCGCACTTAATCAATTACCTAGCTTGCAAGCACTCGATTTAAATGAGGCGTATTTCTTTAATGAAACGAAGGAATTATTTACTTTGCAGCATGTTAAAGCGCTAAGCTGTACAGAATGCTATTTCCGTTTTACGGATGACAAGCCATTGGAAAATAATACGTTAGAGCATTTAACATTGAATAAATCATCATTTGAGCTAGGTAGCGGTGATTGGTTGAATGATGACAATAAAATGGTGCCATATTTCGCCAATATGACAGCACTGCGTTCTTTTACAATGCAGGAAGGTTCATTGCAATCGCTAAGCTTTATGGAAAAATGGCAGCAAATCGAGGTACTGCATCTGGAAAATAACGCAATTAGCGATATTGAGCCATTGGTGAAGCTAGCTAATTTGAAAAAGCTCTACATTACAGGGAATTCAGTGCAAAATAAATCTGTTTTGGATAAAGGGGTATTGGTTTATTAA
- a CDS encoding glucose 1-dehydrogenase — MARLEGKVAIITGAAQGMGAAHAKLFIEEGAKVVITDLNEENGQALAAELGENAVFVKQNVASEEDWATVIAKAEEAFGPVNVLVNNAGITMAKSILQTTAEEYRRIVEINQVSVFLGMKAVIPSMQKASGGSIVNISSLNGLVAGAIGYTDTKFAVRGMTKAAAIEGAHYNIRVNSVHPGVIATPMVVQEDTKAAVEEFAKHIPLQRVAQPEEVSKMVLFLASDESSYSTGSEFVIDGGISAR, encoded by the coding sequence ATGGCTCGTTTAGAAGGTAAAGTAGCAATTATTACAGGAGCGGCCCAAGGTATGGGCGCTGCTCACGCAAAATTATTCATTGAAGAAGGCGCTAAGGTCGTTATTACTGATTTAAATGAAGAAAACGGGCAAGCTTTAGCTGCAGAGTTAGGTGAAAATGCCGTTTTCGTTAAACAAAATGTAGCAAGTGAAGAGGATTGGGCTACAGTTATTGCAAAGGCTGAGGAAGCTTTCGGTCCAGTGAATGTGTTAGTGAATAACGCCGGTATCACGATGGCAAAATCTATTCTCCAAACAACAGCTGAGGAATACCGTCGCATCGTAGAAATTAACCAAGTGTCTGTATTTTTAGGCATGAAGGCGGTCATCCCTTCGATGCAAAAAGCGAGTGGTGGCTCTATCGTCAACATTTCTTCATTAAATGGTTTAGTGGCTGGTGCAATCGGCTACACAGATACAAAATTTGCAGTGCGTGGCATGACAAAGGCGGCTGCTATTGAAGGTGCTCACTACAATATCCGTGTAAATTCTGTACATCCTGGCGTTATTGCCACACCAATGGTTGTACAAGAGGATACAAAGGCGGCTGTGGAGGAATTTGCAAAGCATATTCCATTACAGCGTGTTGCACAGCCTGAGGAAGTATCGAAAATGGTGCTATTTTTAGCATCTGATGAATCTAGCTACTCTACAGGCTCTGAATTCGTCATTGATGGTGGTATTTCTGCACGTTAA
- a CDS encoding DUF4188 domain-containing protein translates to MVDKVYTGRYTVDNTEDIVVFIIGMRVNNRLAVHKWFPVFKAMPAMIKELYTHKEELGFLSMESYFGLKTTTMIQYWRSLEDLLAYAKNEKHLAAWKQFNQRAGNTETVGIYHETYQINKGTYESIYVNMPLYGLGKVLPHIPVIAEKSSARQRFHKH, encoded by the coding sequence ATGGTGGATAAAGTTTATACTGGGCGTTATACAGTTGATAATACAGAGGATATTGTCGTTTTTATTATTGGTATGCGCGTGAATAATCGTCTTGCTGTTCATAAATGGTTTCCTGTATTTAAAGCGATGCCCGCTATGATTAAGGAGCTTTACACACACAAAGAGGAATTAGGGTTTTTATCGATGGAAAGCTATTTTGGGCTGAAAACAACAACGATGATTCAATATTGGCGTTCTCTTGAGGATTTACTTGCTTATGCGAAAAACGAAAAGCACTTAGCTGCATGGAAGCAATTTAATCAAAGAGCAGGCAATACCGAGACAGTAGGCATTTATCATGAAACCTATCAAATCAATAAAGGCACATACGAATCCATTTATGTAAATATGCCACTTTATGGCTTAGGAAAGGTTTTACCTCATATTCCTGTTATCGCTGAAAAAAGCTCTGCTCGACAACGCTTTCATAAGCACTAG